In the genome of Perca fluviatilis chromosome 4, GENO_Pfluv_1.0, whole genome shotgun sequence, one region contains:
- the LOC120557455 gene encoding metalloproteinase inhibitor 4-like: MAMSQERSVCLGLWVLLLLGAGMEEVVEGCSCHPAHPQQLFCSAEIVIRAKISGEKIVSPSNSSSPYMKMIQYEIKMIKMFKGFDKAKDIQYVYTPVFSSLCGVKLDSNNKAGYLLSGSMWSDGRISIGQCDLVESWDNLSLSQKKNLNYKYQMGCECRINTCYTVPCASTGENECLWTDWLLDNSLNGEQARQYACIRRSDTTCSWYRGGPPPEKDFLDMADP; the protein is encoded by the exons ATGGCTATGTCCCAGGAGCGGAGTGTGTGTCTGGGGCTTTGGGTGCTCCTTTTGCTCGGTGCAGGCATGGAGGAAGTTGTGGAGGGATGTAGCTGCCACCCAGCACACCCACAACAGCTATTCTGCAGCGCTGAGATTG TGATAAGGGCAAAGATCTCTGGAGAGAAAATAGTGTCGCCTAGCAACAGCTCCTCACCTTACATGAAGATGATCCAATATGAAATCAAAATGATCAAG ATGTTTAAAGGTTTTGACAAGGCCAAGGACATCCAGTATGTGTACACTCCAGTCTTCTCCTCACTGTGTGGAGTCAAACTAGACTCCAACAATAAAGCAGGGTATTTGCTCTCAG GAAGTATGTGGAGTGATGGGAGAATTTCTATTGGCCAATGCGACCTAGTTGAATCCTGGGACAACTTGTCACTGTCACAGAAGAAGAATCTCAACTACAAATACCAGATGGGCTGTGAATGCAGA ATCAACACCTGTTACACAGTCCCATGTGCGTCTACAGGAGAAAACGAGTGCTTGTGGACTGACTGGCTGCTGGATAACAGCCTAAATGGGGAGCAGGCTCGGCAGTACGCCTGTATCCGCCGCTCTGACACAACCTGTAGCTGGTACCGGGGTGGACCCCCACCTGAGAAAGACTTCCTGGACATGGCTGACCCTTGA